A segment of the Candidatus Eisenbacteria bacterium genome:
GAACTACTCGAAGGTGTTCAGCGACGCGAAGGTGGTCGATCTGTCGAAGAAGTTCGTGATGATCCGGCTCGATCAGGACAAGGACAAGGACCAGGTCGCGAAGTACGCCCCGGACGGCGGCTACATCCCGCGCACGATGTTCCTCGCCCCCGACGGCGCCCTCGACGCCGAGCTCCACGCGCCGCGCGACAAGTTCAAGTACTTCTACGACGAGAAGGACCCTGCCTCCGTGCTGGCCGGCATGGACGCGGCCTTGAAGAAGTTCTCCAGCCCGAAGTAGCCCGGGTGGACGAACCCACGCGCCGGGCGCATGCTCGGCGTCGTGA
Coding sequences within it:
- a CDS encoding thioredoxin family protein; protein product: MTRLFAVAALVVAMAASAGAHDWNDKAIAWKSLDEGLALAKKEKRPICLIVYTEWCPHCANYSKVFSDAKVVDLSKKFVMIRLDQDKDKDQVAKYAPDGGYIPRTMFLAPDGALDAELHAPRDKFKYFYDEKDPASVLAGMDAALKKFSSPK